From a region of the Pongo pygmaeus isolate AG05252 chromosome 5, NHGRI_mPonPyg2-v2.0_pri, whole genome shotgun sequence genome:
- the TAB2 gene encoding TGF-beta-activated kinase 1 and MAP3K7-binding protein 2 isoform X2 — protein MTSLNLDLQSQNIYHHGREGSRVNGSRTLTHSISDGQLQGGQSNSELFQQEPQTAPAQVPQGFNVFGMSSSSGASNSAPHLGFHLGSKGTSSLSQQTPRFNPIMVTLAPNIQTGRNTPTSLHIHGVPPPVLNSPQGNSIYIRPYITTPGGTTRQTQQHSGWVSQFNPMNPQQVYQPSQPGPWTTCPASNPLSHTSSQQPNQQGHQTSHVYMPISSPTTSQPPTIHSSGSSQSSAHSQYNIQNISTGPRKNQIEIKLEPPQRNNSSKLRSSGPRTSSTSSSVNSQTLNRNQPTVYIAASPPNTDELMSRSQPKVYISANATTGDEQVMRNQPTLFISTNSGASAASRNMSGQVSMGPAFIHHHPPKSRAIGNNSATSPRVVVTQPNTKYTFKITVSPNKPPAVSPGVVSPTFELTNLLNHPDHYVETENIQHLTDPTLAHVDRISETRKLSMGSDDAAYTQALLVHQKARMERLQRELEIQKKKLDKLKSEVNEMENNLTRRRLKRSNSISQIPSLEEMQQLRSCNRQLQIDIDCLTKEIDLFQARGPHFNPSAIHNFYDNIGFVGPVPPKPKDQRSIIKTPKTQDTEDDEGAQWNCTACTFLNHPALIRCEQCEMPRHF, from the exons ATGACTTCTCTCAACTTGGACTTGCAATCACAGAACATTTACCACCATGGAAGAGAAGGAAGTAGGGTGAATGGAAGTAGGACTCTAACGCACAGCATTAGTGATGGACAACTTCAAGGTGGCCAGTCCAATAGCGAACTATTTCAGCAGGAGCCACAGACAGCACCAGCTCAAGTTCCTCAAGGCTTTAATGTTTTTGGAATGTCCAGTTCTTCTGGTGCTTCAAATTCAGCACCGCATCTTGGATTTCACTTAGGCAGCAAAGGAACATCTAGCCTTTCTCAACAAACTCCCAGATTTAATCCCATTATGGTAACTTTAGCCCCAAATATCCAGACTGGTCGTAATACTCCTACATCTTTGCACATACATGGTGTACCTCCACCTGTACTTAACAGTCCACAGGGAAATTCTATCTATATTAGGCCTTACATTACAACTCCTGGTGGTACAACTCGACAGACACAACAGCATTCTGGCTGGGTATCTCAGTTTAATCCCATGAACCCTCAGCAAGTTTATCAGCCTTCACAGCCTGGTCCCTGGACTACTTGTCCTGCATCTAATCCTCTGTCACATACCTCATCTCAACAGCCAAATCAGCAAGGCCACCAGACCTCTCATGTCTACATGCCAATCAGTTCACCTACTACTTCACAACCACCAACCATTCATTCATCTGGTAGCTCACAGTCTTCTGCCCATAGCCAATATAACATTCAGAATATTTCAACAGGACCTCGAAAAAACCAGATTGAAATCAAACTTGAACCCCCACAAAGAAATAATTCTTCAAAACTGCGTTCTTCTGGACCTCGAACCTCCAGCACTTCCTCTTCAGTCAACAGCCAGACCTTAAACAGAAATCAGCCCACTGTTTACATAGCTGCCAGCCCCCCAAATACGGATGAGCTGATGTCCCGTAGTCAACCTAAGGTCTATATTTCAGCTAATGCCACCACAGGAGATGAACAGGTCATGCGGAATCAGCCCACACTCTTCATATCCACAAACTCTGGAGCATCTGCTGCCTCCAGGAACATGTCTGGGCAAGTGAGCATGGGTCCTGCCTTTATTCATCACCATCCTCCCAAAAGTCGAGCAATAGGCAATAACTCTGCAACCTCTCCTCGAGTGGTAGTCACTCAGCCCAATACGAAATACACTTTCAAAATTACAGTTTCTCCCAATAAGCCCCCTGCAGTTTCACCAGGGGTGGTGTCCCCTACCTTTGAACTTACAAATCTTCTTAATCATCCTGATCATTATGTAGAAACCGAGAATATTCAGCACCTCACGGACCCTACGTTAGCACATGTGGATAGAATAAGTGAAACACGGAAACTGAGTATGGGATCTGATGATGCTGCCTACACACAAG CTCTTTTGGTACACCAGAAGGCCAGAATGGAACGACTTCAAAGAGAACTTGAGATTCAAAAGAAAAAGCTGGATAAATTAAAATCTGAggttaatgaaatggaaaataatctgACTCGAAGGCGCCTGAAAAGATCAAATTCTATATCCCAGATACCTTCC CTTGAAGAAATGCAGCAGTTGAGAAGTTGTAATAGACAACTCCAGATTGACATTGACTGCTTAACCAAAGAAATTGATCTTTTTCAAGCCCGAG gaCCACATTTTAATCCCAGCGCTATTCATAACTTTTATGACAATATTGGATTTGTAGGTCCTGTGCCACCAAAACCCAAAG aTCAAAGGTCCATCATCAAAACACCAAAGACTCAAGACACAGAAGATGATGAGGGAGCTCAGTGGAATTGTACTGCCTGTACTTTTTTGAACCATCCAGCCTTAATTCGCTGTGAACAGTGTGAGATGCCAAGGCATTTCTGA
- the TAB2 gene encoding TGF-beta-activated kinase 1 and MAP3K7-binding protein 2 isoform X1: MAQGSHQIDFQVLHDLRQKFPEVPEVVVSRCMLQNNNNLDACCAVLSQESTRYLYGEGDLNFSDDSGISGLRNHMTSLNLDLQSQNIYHHGREGSRVNGSRTLTHSISDGQLQGGQSNSELFQQEPQTAPAQVPQGFNVFGMSSSSGASNSAPHLGFHLGSKGTSSLSQQTPRFNPIMVTLAPNIQTGRNTPTSLHIHGVPPPVLNSPQGNSIYIRPYITTPGGTTRQTQQHSGWVSQFNPMNPQQVYQPSQPGPWTTCPASNPLSHTSSQQPNQQGHQTSHVYMPISSPTTSQPPTIHSSGSSQSSAHSQYNIQNISTGPRKNQIEIKLEPPQRNNSSKLRSSGPRTSSTSSSVNSQTLNRNQPTVYIAASPPNTDELMSRSQPKVYISANATTGDEQVMRNQPTLFISTNSGASAASRNMSGQVSMGPAFIHHHPPKSRAIGNNSATSPRVVVTQPNTKYTFKITVSPNKPPAVSPGVVSPTFELTNLLNHPDHYVETENIQHLTDPTLAHVDRISETRKLSMGSDDAAYTQALLVHQKARMERLQRELEIQKKKLDKLKSEVNEMENNLTRRRLKRSNSISQIPSLEEMQQLRSCNRQLQIDIDCLTKEIDLFQARGPHFNPSAIHNFYDNIGFVGPVPPKPKDQRSIIKTPKTQDTEDDEGAQWNCTACTFLNHPALIRCEQCEMPRHF; the protein is encoded by the exons aaTAATAATAACCTGGATGCCTGCTGTGCTGTTCTCTCTCAGGAGAGTACAAGATATCTTTATGGTGAAGGAGACTTGAATTTCTCAGATGATTCTGGAATTTCTGGTCTACGCAATCACATGACTTCTCTCAACTTGGACTTGCAATCACAGAACATTTACCACCATGGAAGAGAAGGAAGTAGGGTGAATGGAAGTAGGACTCTAACGCACAGCATTAGTGATGGACAACTTCAAGGTGGCCAGTCCAATAGCGAACTATTTCAGCAGGAGCCACAGACAGCACCAGCTCAAGTTCCTCAAGGCTTTAATGTTTTTGGAATGTCCAGTTCTTCTGGTGCTTCAAATTCAGCACCGCATCTTGGATTTCACTTAGGCAGCAAAGGAACATCTAGCCTTTCTCAACAAACTCCCAGATTTAATCCCATTATGGTAACTTTAGCCCCAAATATCCAGACTGGTCGTAATACTCCTACATCTTTGCACATACATGGTGTACCTCCACCTGTACTTAACAGTCCACAGGGAAATTCTATCTATATTAGGCCTTACATTACAACTCCTGGTGGTACAACTCGACAGACACAACAGCATTCTGGCTGGGTATCTCAGTTTAATCCCATGAACCCTCAGCAAGTTTATCAGCCTTCACAGCCTGGTCCCTGGACTACTTGTCCTGCATCTAATCCTCTGTCACATACCTCATCTCAACAGCCAAATCAGCAAGGCCACCAGACCTCTCATGTCTACATGCCAATCAGTTCACCTACTACTTCACAACCACCAACCATTCATTCATCTGGTAGCTCACAGTCTTCTGCCCATAGCCAATATAACATTCAGAATATTTCAACAGGACCTCGAAAAAACCAGATTGAAATCAAACTTGAACCCCCACAAAGAAATAATTCTTCAAAACTGCGTTCTTCTGGACCTCGAACCTCCAGCACTTCCTCTTCAGTCAACAGCCAGACCTTAAACAGAAATCAGCCCACTGTTTACATAGCTGCCAGCCCCCCAAATACGGATGAGCTGATGTCCCGTAGTCAACCTAAGGTCTATATTTCAGCTAATGCCACCACAGGAGATGAACAGGTCATGCGGAATCAGCCCACACTCTTCATATCCACAAACTCTGGAGCATCTGCTGCCTCCAGGAACATGTCTGGGCAAGTGAGCATGGGTCCTGCCTTTATTCATCACCATCCTCCCAAAAGTCGAGCAATAGGCAATAACTCTGCAACCTCTCCTCGAGTGGTAGTCACTCAGCCCAATACGAAATACACTTTCAAAATTACAGTTTCTCCCAATAAGCCCCCTGCAGTTTCACCAGGGGTGGTGTCCCCTACCTTTGAACTTACAAATCTTCTTAATCATCCTGATCATTATGTAGAAACCGAGAATATTCAGCACCTCACGGACCCTACGTTAGCACATGTGGATAGAATAAGTGAAACACGGAAACTGAGTATGGGATCTGATGATGCTGCCTACACACAAG CTCTTTTGGTACACCAGAAGGCCAGAATGGAACGACTTCAAAGAGAACTTGAGATTCAAAAGAAAAAGCTGGATAAATTAAAATCTGAggttaatgaaatggaaaataatctgACTCGAAGGCGCCTGAAAAGATCAAATTCTATATCCCAGATACCTTCC CTTGAAGAAATGCAGCAGTTGAGAAGTTGTAATAGACAACTCCAGATTGACATTGACTGCTTAACCAAAGAAATTGATCTTTTTCAAGCCCGAG gaCCACATTTTAATCCCAGCGCTATTCATAACTTTTATGACAATATTGGATTTGTAGGTCCTGTGCCACCAAAACCCAAAG aTCAAAGGTCCATCATCAAAACACCAAAGACTCAAGACACAGAAGATGATGAGGGAGCTCAGTGGAATTGTACTGCCTGTACTTTTTTGAACCATCCAGCCTTAATTCGCTGTGAACAGTGTGAGATGCCAAGGCATTTCTGA
- the SUMO4 gene encoding LOW QUALITY PROTEIN: small ubiquitin-related modifier 4 (The sequence of the model RefSeq protein was modified relative to this genomic sequence to represent the inferred CDS: deleted 2 bases in 1 codon; substituted 2 bases at 2 genomic stop codons), whose product MADEKPTEGVKTENKNHINLKVAGQDDSVVQFKIKRQTPLSKLMKAYCEXRGLSVKQIRFXFDGEPISGTDTPAQLEMEDEDTIDVFQQPTGGVY is encoded by the exons ATGGCCGACGAAAAGCCC ACAGAAGGAGTCAAGACTGAGAACAAGAATCATATTAATTTGAAGGTGGCAGGACAGGATGATTCTGTGGTGCAGTTTAAGATTAAGAGGCAGACACCACTTAGTAAACTAATGAAAGCCTATTGTGAATGACGGGGATTGTCAGTGAAGCAGATCAGATTCTGATTTGATGGGGAACCAATCAGTGGAACAGACACACCTGCACAGTTGGAAATGGAAGATGAAGATACAATTGATGTGTTTCAACAGCCTACCGGAGGTGTCTACTGA